The genomic DNA cttatctttttaataatataatttcctttaaatgatattataatttccctaataaatgaaacataattatgaattataagatCTAAATTGCTCAtcctttattcattataataatttatttttaaaaatagtaaaatttttttttatataaattatttcattaatataaaaaaaatttgtcacattttctatcaaaatatttgttaaatatattaataaaataaatttttattatttttttattattacataaataaataaataagggaataaaattattaaaatctatttgaaattaaaatatatttgaaaagtatttatatttgaaaaatatatttgaaaattattaatagataataacttattctttctttttttcagttaTCAAATTGTGTATCacaaaaagaagataataatatctatgttTTGAGATTAAAGTTtcaagtatattattataaaaatttataaacgtaATATACTTGTTACTTGCTATTCAtattagaataagaattgttCTTGTTCTATTAGAATaagtattgttattatatcttcttttattttcagtaCTTCTTAACCCagcattcaaaatttttctaatttctttaagcttaatcaattgtaatagttatataatataatgtatatttccaatttttcaaaatataaattgtgaaataagTTTAAGAATCAATGTACAAATATcgctaaaaaatattcattaagtgGGAAGTTCTTGTCATCTATGACATCTGTCTACCTATCACAGAAGTATCTCTTCATGCTTATCTTTTAACCGATATTCATGAACGAAGGAGTGATGAATATGTACATAAGAGTCTGTAGTTAAGGATATCACATTTTCgtgatgattaaaattttcatcttatttttGAACCAAAACAAAAAACCAATCACAGAGAATCAACCTAGCCAGTCAGGATATTCGcaataattatacttaatattataatggcAGTATCAGTAACAAATGGAGTAACAATAGTTAAATTGTACAATAGTGAAACGCAATAAACACCATGATTATACGAGTTAACGACATGAATTccttagaataattttattatggcACAGTCCCGCGGATTCAGAGGTATGGACGTAGACACAGGGAAAATGAGGGTCGAACGACTCACTCCTGTTAGAGGGCAGCCAAAGTAGCGTTATCACCTTCCACTGTCTGCAAACATGTGAAACATCTCTTGTTTTGCCGCTCAGGAGAGCATGCGACGCTAATAACACTGACAAATGTACATTTCATGCgtcacatattaaaaataaataataagactTATGATAAATGGATAAtgataaatagtaaaattattttaataatggtattaaattgaaaacttttatgcaaaatgataattatttcaaaagacaaaagaattaaaaaattaatattatcttataaatagttaagaattagtaatttatcattatgattttttatatttttcataatattatgcataaacatttaaatattattataaattctttaataatcttgaataaatagaaataaaatatatttatataaaaactaacGTCCATgcttatactattatatacgaATGTACACAATGGGAAGAGCaacgttttttattaataccaCATTGtaccataataatttttctgttttgaaaataaaccaataaattattcttttttttttaactgcgttctatatttatattatttataatttgatatttttaaacgtgTCCCTCCTTTTGTTCCAGTGccattaatagaatataaaatatttttgttaaaaatttatatgtataagttTCATGAACATATGTACTTACAtacacgcatacacacacatatataagcaaaaagataagaaaaagaaactaaaaaatatacaattttcaatatgttaaaatcatgcattatttgtgaaatgaaacttaaaatcaaaaacaagttttaaataatttatttataaaaaaaaaaatatagatgaataagaaaaaaaagattatataaagcATCCATCTAtgcaaaattcattatttacaaaaatatattacattcaaaatgattgaagatgaaaaaaaaaattaaaaatcaaatacaatAGTTATTGTTAAAGAAACATtactactattttattataactgataaaaataaattattgcttgtaaattagtttaaacatgcaaatataataatatattccaattatatatttataatattatagaaagtaCTTACATTTGTATTTTGAGGTGCTAAAGTATGTTTGCTCATCACAATAGTGGTTGTTTTGAGATCTTTCGTACCACCTGGTGACTTTGGCGGTACGACCATATCAACCGGACTATTTGATTTGCTTACTAATGATTCAGCTGCTCTTACTACATCTAATACctgtttgatttaaaaatatttaaaatattgataaataacaattagatatattgtttgatattctatttctttaatattaatcttactTTTTCAGGAGTAGATTTTTCTCTATGCTCAAGCAAAGCacgttctctttcttcttgttCCCATGCTACAAGTTCAGCTTTCATTTCTTGTTCTTGTCTAAGAGTTGCTGCTTCTTCATCATCGCGATCCAGACTGGATATACTTTGTGATAACGATTTAGTACCTTCTGTTGTAGCATCCTTTAATTCTTTGGATGTTCTAGATTCCTTAGAATCTCTTCCATCGGATATTGGTAATACTGGTTCAATTTCACTCTTATCATATCCTTTACAAACCACCAATGTAATTGTATTTCCTGAACACCGCAATATATTTACTGCTTCTTGGTGAGTTGCGCCTAATAATGACGTACCATTAACTTCTAATAGTCTCATTCCaacctaaaattaaaaagataataaaatgattgaaaagtataattgtttttttatagtaaacattaaaaataattactttcagTCTTCCATCTCTTTTAGCTGCACCACCTGAGTTGATTTTGGATATAAAAACCCCTTCATCTGTATGATCAAGTGGATTACCTTTTTGTCCTCGAAGTCCACCTTTAATGTGCATACCCAGTTTTTCACCTGGTTCTTTTGTAATAACTAAttcctaaaatataaaattattttttaataatataataatataactttttataattattttgttatataaaaaatttttatattttttaattattaatattgaattagtattaaaaaaatatgaattttttttgcaataatttatataaatatatgataaataatataaattatataaataatttatataaatatttaatagttatatCATTAAGATCTTGTAATTTAGCATAAAGCATATAAAGCAAAcaagaatgaattttaaattctatatctaaataatcTCAGCCTAAGCAAAAAAGCAAATGCTCGTGATTCAGTGCTGGGCTTACAGCCTTAACAAAAGAATAAGCAtagtattacaaaataaaaaataacaggtCAAATAAATTGAGTACTTACTGTCACAGGGATGTACTCTATTTCGACCAGCTTGTaggacaaattataaataacagcaTTAAAAAATGGCATAacgaaatgattataattgaagCACTAAATGCCATGTTTTGCAGATGAGAAGCATTTCATTGATAAACAGTGCatttaatactaataaatgaattaattctattctaaAGTTTgtggaattataaataataaatattttatatacatataactaaatatgtttattaatctTGATTATTCAATGCATTAGAATGTTATaaagttttgatttttgatcttaaaatttatattttaaaatattacgagtTCGAGAATTAAGCgtgataataaacatttaatgtaaatttatgaaattagatttttgtaAGCATTTTACTTTGAAAgctattttgtaattaaaaagcaataattttttttgctaaATATTTGTGCAATAACTAGCAAGcgcaaacaataattaaattataagtaatttaccTGATAATTTTCGGGTAGTGGATCGTGTTGGACAGTAAGCACTATTTGATCTCCTGGTCGCAAAAGTTCCATCACAGCCTCTTGATGAGTAGCTTTTGTTACATCAGTACCATTTACCTTTAGTATTCTATCACCCATTCTTAATTTACCAGATTTTGCAGCTATACCTCCAGGTACGacctaatatatacataatataacaagatttatatattgtacaaattttcaatattaaaaaaaaaatattaaaaaacttacatgagatataaatattccagGCTCCTTTGCACCAAATGGAGTGCATGAATGATCCGTACCACCAATAATACTAAATCCTAGAGATCCTTCTTTTATAAGAATCACATCCTAAAAatcaatgttttaattattaaaaatacataaaatcattgtttaaattatttttaaaattattttattataaaattaaaaaaatgacatcacggatgattttgaaaacaaaaaggaatttcgtgaaaaaatgaatttcgaaaaagtgAAGGATATGATTAgcatatgatttaatttttaataaaagcatAATTTTATACTACTTACCTATTTCCATGCCAGAGAATAAGCACCCAAggtataaagtaatataacatttcataCAAACAATTGCTAGCAAGTATTTCTCAAATAGTTTGATAATGcacatacaaaaatatttattgaattattgaataataatcaatgataattaatttcaaatatatagacatgcgataaataagaatataattaatatcattaaaatgaaaaatataaacataaatatttgtaatagtgtttttttttaaatataataaatataatataatataataaatgttaacatttatacaaatattattttcttaattaaacatGCACAAGGAGAAAACTATTCAATCACtatgtttcaaattataattattttaaagataattgattgtattgaataaaaagttataacaCATTAAaacatagatataaaaaattatataaaataacatttaataagaTTGTGATTATCGTTCAAGCATGgaaataagttaatatattacaaataataaatacttaatttttatctaaaatattaaaaaactataaactATTCtcatatcaaagaaaaaataaaaatataattttaatatttaaaaataagaaaataaatattattcaatcttCCTTTTCACTTCTTCTTCATTCTtgttaattaaagataaataatactttttcaagaagaatttaagaatttaagaacTTAATAACTCTTTTTAAACTGTATGTGCAAAATAATCAATCATTTCATCTAGCTACCAAGCACATACCTCAATAATTACTGGTGGTACCAATTGATTTTCAGTCACCCTAGTTACGACGGTCTCGGTGAGAGTACTCTTTGTGATGGTCTCAGTAACTTTACCAAGTGTTGTAGGAGCCGGAGGAAAATTAACATCTCCAGGTAGATTATCAGGCTGTTTTATTGTCACTGTCACGATAGGGCCTTGATGGGAATCTGGCGATGGTGAGGAAGTAGGAGGACGAAGGAAATGAGCAGGAATCATAGCCTGAAATTCTTCGTTGGTGATAGGCTTGGGTACCTGTATATCTTCCTGGGGTGAGGTTGACCTAGGTTCTGTAGAAGATGTGGGCGTTGAACTCGTAGTAGTTGTAGGTGTAATTGTTGGTTGCGAAATGCTGTGCCTAGGAGCAGGTTGTGGATGTAGTTGGCTATTTGTTGGACTTGGTGATATCGAAGAaacgtttttaatatttcctgATTCTGTAACACCGTTCATTTTCGGTAACTCAGtagtttcaattttcatagGTGGAGGCGTTTTCGAAGTAGGGCTTGGAGATAATGTTCTATCAGCATCTATAGAACGTCTGTATCCGGTATATCCCGGTTTATTTGCTATATAACTATTGGCATTATATAGTCCTGTATATGGTTTAGGTGCACCGATCACTCGTGGTGATTTTTCTGAAGGTGTTACGACCGTGGCTGCATTTGCTTGCGAAAATGGTATTTCGCGTTCGACAACTAATCGAACAAATCTTTCTAAACCTGTTAATAAAGCAACTGCTTGCTCATGCTTAGCTCCTCTCATCTCAACTCCATTAAtctataaagtaattttaaaatatatcaaacaaaaatcataattatataagtcaaactctaatattaaaattacacttACAGATATTACTTTGTCTCCAACTAATAATTTACCATCTTTTTGTGCTACACCGCCATCTGttattcttgaaatatatatcgcctaaacatttagaaaaaagcacaattaatgaataaaataatgataaaataattatcattataaaaaataattttataaatcttacatCACTATTGTCTTTGAATGGTGGAGAACCTTCTCCACCAGCAATACTAAATCCAAGCCCATTTTGGTCCCGTATTAATGTTGTGTGAACAAGAACTGATACCATTGGTTCATTGCCTATCTTTGTTGAAGATATAGGTTCAGGAATTTTCTTacacttataaaaataaaaatatttatttttaaattttatattttaattttatatattatattagtattatttaatataaaaaatatatatataccttaaTAGCATCATGAGATAAAGCATCaccattttctaaattatgtgAAAAACCTATAGATGAAACATGAGACGTTGCACTTGGAGCTCTGCTAGTACTTAAACTAGAGCACACTGAGTTTTTTCTTGATGATACCTgctaaatatagtaatattaaaaatataaaaaattatttaaattttacaaaataatacctGTTCAAATGGAGGCACTATCCTTGTAACTTCTCTTTGAACTACTAATACAAGAACTCGTCCACAAGCTTTCAAAACTTCTACAGCATCATAATGACCTACATTTACTACTGATACACCATTAACAGATAATACTTTATCTTCCACTTTTAAACCTGCTAAATCTGCAGGTccacctaaaaaaaaaatcaaaattataatataaatgaatataaaaataaatataatataaatgaatataaaaataaatataatataaatgaaataaaatataaataaatattataacaattataaaatttttataatttatatatttttttaatttaaagtttctttgtaattataaaattataatatttgtacctTCAGTGACtctggaaataaaaatgcCTTCATCATCGCCTTTAAAAGGGGTTGAACCAATACCACCAGCTATTGATAAGCCGAGACCACCTGTCGTTCTTTCGATATGAATTTCGTATTGTTCTTCTCGTACTTCTATTGTCGGCTCAGCATCTGAAATCGcatctatataattaaagattggTATGTTATACATGAttagatatttgaattttaccgACTTttattcccctttttttttttcttacaaaacatttatatcttttggacatatttaatattttttatatttttaattaattttaattgatttacaattttattatttacaattttttctacgCATGTACATGTCTCGTTATATCAAGATAGATAACtgaataaatgataagatagttaatggaaaaaaaaatatcttatcatGGATTGTTTGCTGTTAGTGATTACGATGATGCCAAAGAGTTTAAAACGATTCATCATACAATTTACAacggaaaaataattattaaaatattttattttatatgcaatgtataaatgttaaaaaaaaatgtataaatgttataaaaaatattacatattttaaagaaaagatttaaaagtgATATAAAAGAAGGTGAtgtgatattgaaatataaatgtctTACCTTGACTTTGAGCATCAAAATTTTCTGTAGTTTCTGCAGGTGCTGACGTGGATGTggaaatttcatcattttttttcatgagtGCCTAACACATAATGAAAACTGTATAAAATttgtctttaattaattataattggtaATACAcacatcatttatatatatgaatatatatgaatatattttatgtatgaatatcaattatataaatattaatatatttcttaaatatttttagataataattacttGTGCAATAATGGATgctactttttctttatccaCTGCTGGATGAATTCGCTTGTTTTTCAAATGATGTGGAGTATCTCTACGATGAAGTCTATTTGGTCTATTTGAATCACCACTACCATCATAATCTGTACCTTCAGCTATAGAAAATTCTACATGTCTTTgtgtttcttcattttcagATTCATCCTCCTCCTTATCATTTCTATCCTTTGATTCAGATATTGAACCTTCAGTTCTTACgtcctaaaaaataatttttatgataaaaaacaaagataaatataaataaataaagtaatttgtaattaaatataataatctattataaatacatacagtgttagattctattatatattgattagaaACTATTTCTGGTTCATTACTAGGTTGGACATCTGTATTATCAGTTACTACTCCAggtacaatttctttttgttcattttctaCAGATTCATGTTTTAATGATTCTTGTTCTACCAAATCAGCTGTCAAATCGTTAGGTTTTGTTGAATCAGTTTCAGTTTTGTCCAAACCAAATGTTTGAGAAACatccttaaaaatattattaatttctccttaaattaaaagaaatctatagtatataatatttttgaaaaattaaattaattacttgcTCATCTGTAGATGCTGAACGACtgtcattttttcctttactaaataatttatgagctTTTGCTTTCAATTCTTTGGGATGAGGTGTATTTTGTCGTACAAAAGGTGTCTGAAATAAGTACAATtatcttgtattatatataattacaagaaaaaaatggttaggaaaaaaaaatacactcttaattcactttttattataattttaatataatgagtCATAAGAATAATAACGTTTCCAACACATTAAATATCCTGATAATAATCTGAATTTAGATATAGTAAATCTAAGAAATTTAAGAGGttctgttatatataatttgctcACCTCCTTATCAGTTTCTGGAGGTTCATCTGTAAACTTGACAGAATGCGTTCTTGATGCTTCTTTTTCTTGCCATCCTTCATCATCACTACTACCAAGTTCACGTATTTCACCATCTTGAACAGCATTTCTCATTCCAGCAAGCATACCAAGTCTTCctgaatctaaatatattacaattttattatatatatatatatatatatacacatcatcaatttgataaaattaatttactaacCATCTGGATGAATTTCTAATTGTGGTAGAAGGAAACAGGTTAATACTTCCTGTCCAGTTTCTTCATCAACATCTGTCTGAAAAGTAAGCATTGGTTGTGCTTGATTTTTACTTAACCATACTGCCTTCaagtttaaattgattaaggAATATGGCAAGTATTgtaatctgaaaaattaatttctttattaaatgtttttaaatattgaaacaaagatatttaagatttaaaatagaaaaattatatacctaTTGCCAGACACATCCAATACATGGAGAGCAGTACATTGTCCAACTTCGATTGgaagatattgtaatttattatctcttaAGGACAGTACAcccaattgttttaaatttcctgtaaaaaaaaagtaaatgtttttaactcaaaaaaatatttttgatatttaaaataaaatatttcttacccGTTTCCGTAGGAAGTGATTGCAAACTATTCCTATCtacattcaaattatttagattaagaAGTTTTCCTATAGATACAGGCAGTTctaagagaaaattttccgtaagaattaattcttgtaaattttCACACCTATAATGAGtgaatacattaattttatttctttctaaaatatttaaatttttatagagaaaaaaattaatctcacCTGCCTATATTTGGATTTAGAGTAGAAAGCCTATTTTGATCGACCTTAAGAATAGTAAGTTTCTTTAATTCTCCAAGCCCATCaggtaatttttcaataacattttGCGATAAATGAAGATCCGTCAAAGACTCTAAACCTCCTATTTCTTCTGGAAGATCTTCCAAGCGATTTTCAGATACATCCAGACATACTAACGTTTTCAATTCTCCTATTTCTGGTGGTAAATGTTGTAACTGATTATGATCCAGCCATAATTCTTGTAATGCTGGTAATTCCCCTATATGTGCtggctaaaaaataaaaatatcaagttGGTATactcataatttttcaaaatgatttaatttaatatctatcttACTAAGACTTCAATATCATTGTCACCAAGATCCAGCCGCTCCAATTTATAAAGTTGGGATAGCGATTCTGGCAAGGACTTGAGCAAATTTTCCCTTAACTCCAATGATTGTAACGCCTCTAAACTAAGAACAATCGATGCACAAACTTCAGTACTaggcataatataatttacgatTCTAAGTTCGAAAGCAATTAAAGTGAGTTGTTGTTTTACCATTACCTTCCGAAATCAGGCGGTAGATTCGTAAGAGACATATCATTAAGTCCCAAAAcagttaaatttcttaattgcaCAAACCCTGCTGGAAGCCTGTTAAGAATAActtgtcttttttttaaatcttcaattaatatttttaataagaataatattttaaaagaaaatttaaacatttttcgtaaagaaaataaaataaagaataatttattgaccTTGGAATAGGATTACTACTGAAATCCGCCACCTGAAGTGCCCGTAAATTCTTGATGTTCTCAGGAATGTCTGGTATATCTAGAATGAGAAAGAGCAACAAATAATACTTATActgtattttgaaattaaatagttgAAAATCTGTAGACATacatttaaagtatattttcataaaattttcctttattagaaaaaaaataaaagagaatatcAAGATTTAACCggtaataaacataaaaggtaataaataaaaaagaaataaataaaaaattaatgaaattaattcttaatagatTTAATCGTTTTTCGTTTGCTCTaactttgaataattcatCCCAATCAGTCATCCCATTCATCAATCACTTATAATTGTAAGTATACTTAATTTTTCAGCTATTGTTTTCAATCACacgaataaaattgcaaaaaattgaaaggtaAATTAATCGTtagaaattcttaataaaaaaaattcttattatcttGAGAACACatggttaaaatttaattttcttaaattatttttaatttaatatatttaaatttcataagatataaaattctaaattatttaatattctaatttttataaaatgcatgTAGACAGTATTTAATAGTATTGAAAAGTTATACTTCTTCAATACTTGAAcctttaaaaattcgtaaaaaactttgaatcgttgagattatttaataaataaaaagttaatcaaCATtgcaattgtataattatatcatttaatgatATCATCTAATTAATTCACAGAAAACCgattaatagtataataataaattcttttatgaaaaataagcaCGATTCACTGATGAACTAGCTATTGCATAAGAATGCAGGATGCTGCGTTGTagctgaaataatatattgcacATGCATTCCTCCTGTTATTCTCTATAATACTTTAGAATTTCATGAATTAAAGtgaatgtaaaaattcttcgttatttataatatcataaataaaataattcttaatttcaatacatattatttttttttaaataacatacaaCTATAcgcataaatat from Apis mellifera strain DH4 linkage group LG4, Amel_HAv3.1, whole genome shotgun sequence includes the following:
- the LOC413669 gene encoding protein lap4 isoform X10, producing the protein MSLTNLPPDFGSLEALQSLELRENLLKSLPESLSQLYKLERLDLGDNDIEVLPAHIGELPALQELWLDHNQLQHLPPEIGELKTLVCLDVSENRLEDLPEEIGGLESLTDLHLSQNVIEKLPDGLGELKKLTILKVDQNRLSTLNPNIGRCENLQELILTENFLLELPVSIGKLLNLNNLNVDRNSLQSLPTETGNLKQLGVLSLRDNKLQYLPIEVGQCTALHVLDVSGNRLQYLPYSLINLNLKAVWLSKNQAQPMLTFQTDVDEETGQEVLTCFLLPQLEIHPDDSGRLGMLAGMRNAVQDGEIRELGSSDDEGWQEKEASRTHSVKFTDEPPETDKETPFVRQNTPHPKELKAKAHKLFSKGKNDSRSASTDEQDVSQTFGLDKTETDSTKPNDLTADLVEQESLKHESVENEQKEIVPGVVTDNTDVQPSNEPEIVSNQYIIESNTDVRTEGSISESKDRNDKEEDESENEETQRHVEFSIAEGTDYDGSGDSNRPNRLHRRDTPHHLKNKRIHPAVDKEKVASIIAQALMKKNDEISTSTSAPAETTENFDAQSQDAISDAEPTIEVREEQYEIHIERTTGGLGLSIAGGIGSTPFKGDDEGIFISRVTEGGPADLAGLKVEDKVLSVNGVSVVNVGHYDAVEVLKACGRVLVLVVQREVTRIVPPFEQQVSSRKNSVCSSLSTSRAPSATSHVSSIGFSHNLENGDALSHDAIKCKKIPEPISSTKIGNEPMVSVLVHTTLIRDQNGLGFSIAGGEGSPPFKDNSDAIYISRITDGGVAQKDGKLLVGDKVISINGVEMRGAKHEQAVALLTGLERFVRLVVEREIPFSQANAATVVTPSEKSPRVIGAPKPYTGLYNANSYIANKPGYTGYRRSIDADRTLSPSPTSKTPPPMKIETTELPKMNGVTESGNIKNVSSISPSPTNSQLHPQPAPRHSISQPTITPTTTTSSTPTSSTEPRSTSPQEDIQVPKPITNEEFQAMIPAHFLRPPTSSPSPDSHQGPIVTVTIKQPDNLPGDVNFPPAPTTLGKVTETITKSTLTETVVTRVTENQLVPPVIIEDVILIKEGSLGFSIIGGTDHSCTPFGAKEPGIFISHVVPGGIAAKSGKLRMGDRILKVNGTDVTKATHQEAVMELLRPGDQIVLTVQHDPLPENYQLVEIEYIPVTELVITKEPGEKLGMHIKGGLRGQKGNPLDHTDEGVFISKINSGGAAKRDGRLKVGMRLLEVNGTSLLGATHQEAVNILRCSGNTITLVVCKGYDKSEIEPVLPISDGRDSKESRTSKELKDATTEGTKSLSQSISSLDRDDEEAATLRQEQEMKAELVAWEQEERERALLEHREKSTPEKVLDVVRAAESLVSKSNSPVDMVVPPKSPGGTKDLKTTTIVMSKHTLAPQNTNSLRKEKTGTSVDNPSPKSPVSTLTPSMNFDHTTAVQSLPSPKKKSSIPKRSITFADLPPISKEQPINYSISAKEDPSPLHDSKFTFDPQTISYKKVYKNPTQATHSRFKLPPTPLTAPKSIEDYGTSVSFGKRQNARSVDGNSQVELSPTTSPTPPLVKMSVSDKKKLFESAMEEHLKPSPKPEKVFSFLSQDEVEKMKQEEEKKIATLTRDELKSWAQLDENEGLEDLEETLEDQDNRRPNSRLSSRTSIPLLQNLPSSVRTAKAERRLKERLIQEGIISDEDEESHLSPAEQRALRAEKRAAWRQARLKSLEQDALQAQIVIKKMSEMMDTNKTSSMQDSTDIPIIPVSESEKSTDFTTLRPSSADFPKLAVRSKVGPPKEIRESEKVVDEKVTRRTEEYVDEVTGERRVRTVEYVEKLIERQVETLREKIISLELSNAEDEIESITGTGASDAESESEEITVQPPTMITLQERNETIISTSATEGAAPKISANTVLVSKKKKRKRSKKGRH
- the LOC413669 gene encoding protein lap4 isoform X8; its protein translation is MFRCIPIFKGCNRQVEYIDKRHCSLPCVPDDILRYSRSLEELLLDANHIRDLPKNFFRLQKLRKLGLSDNEIHRLPPDIQNFENLVELDVSRNDIPDIPENIKNLRALQVADFSSNPIPRLPAGFVQLRNLTVLGLNDMSLTNLPPDFGSLEALQSLELRENLLKSLPESLSQLYKLERLDLGDNDIEVLPAHIGELPALQELWLDHNQLQHLPPEIGELKTLVCLDVSENRLEDLPEEIGGLESLTDLHLSQNVIEKLPDGLGELKKLTILKVDQNRLSTLNPNIGRCENLQELILTENFLLELPVSIGKLLNLNNLNVDRNSLQSLPTETGNLKQLGVLSLRDNKLQYLPIEVGQCTALHVLDVSGNRLQYLPYSLINLNLKAVWLSKNQAQPMLTFQTDVDEETGQEVLTCFLLPQLEIHPDDSGRLGMLAGMRNAVQDGEIRELGSSDDEGWQEKEASRTHSVKFTDEPPETDKETPFVRQNTPHPKELKAKAHKLFSKGKNDSRSASTDEQDVSQTFGLDKTETDSTKPNDLTADLVEQESLKHESVENEQKEIVPGVVTDNTDVQPSNEPEIVSNQYIIESNTDVRTEGSISESKDRNDKEEDESENEETQRHVEFSIAEGTDYDGSGDSNRPNRLHRRDTPHHLKNKRIHPAVDKEKVASIIAQALMKKNDEISTSTSAPAETTENFDAQSQDAISDAEPTIEVREEQYEIHIERTTGGLGLSIAGGIGSTPFKGDDEGIFISRVTEGGPADLAGLKVEDKVLSVNGVSVVNVGHYDAVEVLKACGRVLVLVVQREVTRIVPPFEQQVSSRKNSVCSSLSTSRAPSATSHVSSIGFSHNLENGDALSHDAIKCKKIPEPISSTKIGNEPMVSVLVHTTLIRDQNGLGFSIAGGEGSPPFKDNSDAIYISRITDGGVAQKDGKLLVGDKVISINGVEMRGAKHEQAVALLTGLERFVRLVVEREIPFSQANAATVVTPSEKSPRVIGAPKPYTGLYNANSYIANKPGYTGYRRSIDADRTLSPSPTSKTPPPMKIETTELPKMNGVTESGNIKNVSSISPSPTNSQLHPQPAPRHSISQPTITPTTTTSSTPTSSTEPRSTSPQEDIQVPKPITNEEFQAMIPAHFLRPPTSSPSPDSHQGPIVTVTIKQPDNLPGDVNFPPAPTTLGKVTETITKSTLTETVVTRVTENQLVPPVIIEDVILIKEGSLGFSIIGGTDHSCTPFGAKEPGIFISHVVPGGIAAKSGKLRMGDRILKVNGTDVTKATHQEAVMELLRPGDQIVLTVQHDPLPENYQLVEIEYIPVTELVITKEPGEKLGMHIKGGLRGQKGNPLDHTDEGVFISKINSGGAAKRDGRLKVGMRLLEVNGTSLLGATHQEAVNILRCSGNTITLVVCKGYDKSEIEPVLPISDGRDSKESRTSKELKDATTEGTKSLSQSISSLDRDDEEAATLRQEQEMKAELVAWEQEERERALLEHREKSTPEKVLDVVRAAESLVSKSNSPVDMVVPPKSPGGTKDLKTTTIVMSKHTLAPQNTNLSPTTSPTPPLVKMSVSDKKKLFESAMEEHLKPSPKPEKVFSFLSQDEVEKMKQEEEKKIATLTRDELKSWAQLDENEGLEDLEETLEDQDNRRPNSRLSSRTSIPLLQNLPSSVRTAKAERRLKERLIQEGIISDEDEESHLSPAEQRALRAEKRAAWRQARLKSLEQDALQAQIVIKKMSEMMDTNKTSSMQDSTDIPIIPVSESEKSTDFTTLRPSSADFPKLAVRSKVGPPKEIRESEKVVDEKVTRRTEEYVDEVTGERRVRTVEYVEKLIERQVETLREKIISLELSNAEDEIESITGTGASDAESESEEITVQPPTMITLQERNETIISTSATEGAAPKISANTVLVSKKKKRKRSKKGRH